TTTTTGAATTTGTTCATTCCGGGATTTGGAAAATTCAGAGATGAAAACTTGCTTCTCGCCCTTTTTCATTTCTTATCTTTTAAAAATCTTTTTGAAAAAAACGTACATTAAAGTAGCTACACAAAAACCAACAAAACAAGCTAAAAATATCAAGAAAGCCATTATTAAAATAAAAATCCAAGCGAAATCAACAAATTTTTCAAAATAGAGAAATAAAAAACCTATAAAAAGAAGGACTGCCGTCATGCCGGCAACAAAATTTAATTCTTCCGGGTTTTTCTGAATTGGTTCCGACTTCTCTTTGAGTAATTTTTTTAAAACTAAAGCGTGAAATTGATAAAGGATATCAATTTTTACGGAGAAAATTCTCAATCCCACTAAAATACTTGCTGCTAACACTAACCAATGATTATGAATTAAAACAGCAATTAAGGTTAAAATTCCAGCAACAGCTCTGGAAAA
Above is a genomic segment from Candidatus Nealsonbacteria bacterium containing:
- a CDS encoding DUF4395 domain-containing protein; this translates as MKQCLIYNSSLRFSRAVAGILTLIAVLIHNHWLVLAASILVGLRIFSVKIDILYQFHALVLKKLLKEKSEPIQKNPEELNFVAGMTAVLLFIGFLFLYFEKFVDFAWIFILIMAFLIFLACFVGFCVATLMYVFFKKIFKR